A window of the Spirochaetota bacterium genome harbors these coding sequences:
- a CDS encoding 4Fe-4S binding protein encodes MADDVYYRLRDILDKMPNGYPSTDDGLEIKILKKIFTEEEAEVATKMRMKFETAEAMAARTGLDVEYLKKMLPQMANNGQIFGVTIGGAKIYKLAPFVFGVYEWQVYRLDRELVDLCEEYFERGFGEYFWSKTPALTKVVPVEQEIPAGSVVEPYESITGLIEKAKSWAVGDCICKKEKMILGEKCDNPMEVCMALSPIENMFEGYFWGRPITKEEAYAVLKKAEDSGLVHMISNTKEGHIFICNCCGCCCGILRGVNQLGLDSAMARSNYRAVVDENLCTACGACRDRCQVKGVIEIGGTAMISDRCIGCGLCVSSCPLEAIKMTRKEDADIEYVPIDEKEWNKKRAEGRGRDDYKELLK; translated from the coding sequence ATGGCAGATGATGTATACTACAGGCTCAGGGATATTCTTGACAAGATGCCCAACGGCTACCCATCCACTGATGACGGTCTTGAGATAAAAATCCTTAAAAAGATATTCACCGAGGAGGAAGCGGAGGTCGCCACGAAGATGCGGATGAAATTCGAGACCGCGGAGGCCATGGCGGCGCGGACCGGCCTCGACGTAGAATACCTGAAAAAAATGCTCCCCCAAATGGCCAATAACGGCCAGATCTTCGGCGTCACCATCGGGGGCGCGAAGATATACAAGCTGGCGCCCTTCGTGTTCGGGGTCTATGAATGGCAGGTATACCGCCTCGACCGGGAGCTGGTCGACTTGTGCGAGGAGTATTTCGAGCGCGGGTTCGGCGAATATTTCTGGAGCAAGACCCCGGCCCTGACGAAAGTAGTCCCCGTGGAACAGGAGATACCCGCCGGCTCCGTCGTGGAGCCGTACGAATCCATTACCGGATTGATCGAAAAGGCGAAATCATGGGCCGTGGGCGACTGCATTTGTAAAAAGGAAAAGATGATCCTCGGAGAAAAGTGCGACAATCCGATGGAAGTGTGCATGGCGCTCTCCCCGATAGAGAACATGTTCGAGGGCTACTTCTGGGGAAGGCCCATCACCAAGGAGGAGGCCTATGCGGTTCTGAAAAAAGCCGAGGATTCCGGCCTTGTTCACATGATCTCCAACACGAAGGAAGGGCACATCTTTATCTGCAACTGCTGCGGCTGCTGCTGCGGCATCCTCCGGGGCGTCAATCAACTCGGCCTGGATTCCGCCATGGCGCGCTCCAATTACCGGGCCGTGGTGGACGAGAACCTCTGCACCGCCTGCGGCGCCTGCCGTGACCGGTGCCAGGTAAAAGGGGTCATCGAAATCGGCGGCACCGCCATGATCAGCGACCGCTGCATAGGGTGCGGCCTCTGCGTGTCATCGTGCCCCCTCGAAGCGATAAAAATGACAAGAAAAGAGGACGCCGATATCGAATATGTGCCGATAGATGAAAAAGAGTGGAACAAAAAGCGGGCCGAGGGCCGCGGCAGGGACGACTACAAGGAACTGCTGAAATAA
- a CDS encoding aminopeptidase P family protein — MRLKKLKRALQDRGALPYLVTDLVNVRYLTGFSGSYASLVIGSERSYFISDSRYEEYARSIMPKGVEFVLQKIDFLETLKSVLKTIGARELFLEEHSTPFSVYRNMKRNLKGVKLMPGGDEVNTVRMVKDEDELAILREAAKITDACVEHLKKIIRPGDGEWDIAVEIEHFYRKHGCRKTSFDCIIASGPGSSMPHYATSMTKKVRAGEVILIDMGCEFRGYNSDLTRTMFISNVDPALERIYRIVQQAQEAAVDAVRPGITTGKLDAAARDIIAEAGYGDRFGHSLGHGIGMEVHELPAIKLGDLKLKRNMAITIEPGIYVPGVGGVRIEDMVVVTAKGREVLTKSSKDIIVIG, encoded by the coding sequence ATGCGTTTAAAGAAACTGAAAAGAGCTCTCCAGGACCGGGGGGCGCTCCCCTACCTTGTCACTGACCTGGTGAACGTGCGCTACCTCACCGGTTTTTCCGGATCCTACGCGAGCCTGGTCATCGGCAGTGAACGGTCCTATTTCATATCCGATTCGCGGTACGAGGAGTACGCCCGCTCCATCATGCCGAAGGGCGTGGAATTCGTCCTCCAGAAAATAGACTTTCTTGAAACGCTGAAATCGGTCCTGAAGACCATCGGCGCGAGGGAGCTGTTCCTCGAAGAGCACTCAACCCCCTTTTCCGTGTACCGTAACATGAAGAGGAACCTGAAAGGCGTGAAGCTCATGCCGGGCGGCGACGAGGTGAACACAGTCCGCATGGTGAAGGACGAGGACGAGCTCGCCATTCTCAGGGAGGCCGCGAAGATCACCGACGCCTGCGTCGAGCATCTCAAGAAGATCATCAGGCCTGGGGACGGGGAGTGGGACATCGCCGTGGAGATCGAGCATTTCTACCGGAAGCACGGCTGCCGAAAGACTTCCTTCGACTGCATCATCGCCTCCGGCCCGGGCTCGTCGATGCCGCACTACGCCACCTCCATGACCAAGAAGGTGCGGGCCGGGGAGGTCATCCTCATCGACATGGGGTGCGAGTTCCGGGGCTATAATTCAGACTTGACAAGAACCATGTTCATTTCTAATGTTGACCCCGCCCTTGAGCGCATATACCGCATTGTCCAGCAGGCCCAGGAGGCGGCCGTTGACGCGGTGCGGCCCGGGATCACCACCGGGAAGCTTGACGCGGCGGCGCGGGACATCATTGCGGAAGCCGGCTACGGCGACCGTTTCGGCCATTCCCTCGGTCACGGGATCGGCATGGAGGTCCATGAGCTGCCGGCCATCAAGCTGGGAGACCTGAAGCTGAAAAGGAACATGGCCATCACGATCGAGCCCGGCATATATGTGCCCGGCGTCGGCGGCGTCCGCATAGAGGACATGGTCGTGGTCACCGCGAAGGGGCGCGAGGTTCTGACCAAATCATCGAAAGACATCATTGTTATAGGATAG
- the efp gene encoding elongation factor P — protein sequence MISVNDLRRGHVIIIDKELFSVIEQQHHKPGKGGAIVRVKMRNVRKGNVIDRTWNAGVMIEDVRLEKRPMQYLYREGDSVVFMDTETFDQEHVPADAIGDALQFMKEEDVVQIAFYEGEALTIEPPASVVLKVTYAEPGLRGDTATNVRKPVKVETGAEVKVPLFVNEGDYIKINTETGEYIERVKM from the coding sequence ATGATCTCTGTAAACGATCTCAGACGCGGACACGTCATAATTATCGACAAGGAATTATTTTCCGTCATCGAGCAGCAGCACCACAAGCCCGGCAAGGGCGGCGCCATCGTCAGGGTCAAGATGCGCAACGTCAGGAAGGGTAACGTCATAGACCGGACCTGGAACGCCGGCGTCATGATAGAGGACGTGCGCCTCGAAAAGCGGCCCATGCAGTATCTCTACCGCGAGGGGGACTCGGTGGTGTTCATGGACACCGAGACCTTCGACCAGGAGCATGTTCCGGCCGACGCCATCGGGGACGCCCTGCAGTTCATGAAGGAAGAGGATGTTGTCCAGATAGCCTTTTACGAAGGCGAGGCGCTCACCATCGAGCCTCCCGCGTCGGTGGTGCTCAAGGTCACCTATGCGGAGCCGGGCCTGCGCGGCGACACGGCGACCAACGTGCGCAAGCCCGTCAAGGTCGAGACCGGCGCGGAGGTCAAGGTCCCGCTCTTCGTCAACGAGGGCGATTACATCAAGATCAACACCGAGACCGGGGAATATATCGAGCGGGTTAAGATGTAG
- a CDS encoding DUF2273 domain-containing protein — protein MDFFEQIADWIKKNPGKTIGAAFGFVIGILLLTIGWWKTLIVLLLAFIGFIIGKSRDENIPVVDMITSFFRRNRD, from the coding sequence ATGGATTTCTTCGAACAGATCGCCGACTGGATAAAGAAGAACCCCGGGAAAACCATCGGCGCCGCCTTCGGCTTTGTCATCGGGATTCTCCTGCTCACCATCGGGTGGTGGAAGACCCTCATCGTTCTCCTCCTGGCCTTCATCGGCTTCATCATCGGCAAGTCCCGCGATGAAAATATCCCTGTCGTGGACATGATTACCTCCTTTTTTCGGCGAAATCGTGATTGA